A window of Polaribacter litorisediminis contains these coding sequences:
- the gldG gene encoding gliding motility-associated ABC transporter substrate-binding protein GldG: MNKNTKNIVFLIIGLLVLNVINQGFYKRFDLTADKRYTLSKTTNLILSSVDRPLFITMYLEGDFPSEFKRLQVETRQYLEELSAENPNIKIHFENPDDQRESLIKKGMMPSQLTVEEDGKLSEAIIFPWAEINFGKKATIVSLLPTAIVASQEEQLQKAIENLEYGFSNAINSIIKTKNKRIAIITGNGELQDIYQYSFLSEVSKKYKLAKFTLDSVATNPQQTLKDLTTFDLAIIAKPTQKFSEEEKLTLDQFITNGGKTLWMLDNVQADQDSLFNSGKMLAYPRGLNLTDLLFSYGIRLNTTLIKDLYAAKIALATGKVGNQTQFQNLDWFYHPLVGGNPNHAITKNIAPVRLQFANQIDTLKNNLKKTPLLMSSPLTQKVGTPAIIELQSVADEPQEKEYISGNQLFAILLEGAFNSGYKNRIKPFETSLFRESAINNKMIVIADGDVGKNQILKGQPTDLSRDKWTNEQFGNKDFLLNAVDYLLDDSGLMALRNKTLKINMLDKQKAFKERTFWQFLNIGLPFIFLFAFGIIFTYLRKRKYS, from the coding sequence ATGAATAAGAACACAAAAAATATCGTATTTTTAATTATTGGATTGCTTGTTTTAAACGTTATCAACCAAGGGTTCTATAAGCGATTTGATTTAACTGCGGATAAACGCTACACACTTTCTAAAACTACTAATTTAATTCTTTCTTCAGTTGATAGACCACTCTTTATAACGATGTATCTAGAAGGCGATTTTCCTTCAGAATTTAAAAGATTACAGGTTGAAACACGCCAATATTTAGAAGAACTTTCAGCGGAAAACCCAAACATAAAAATCCATTTTGAAAACCCTGATGATCAAAGAGAAAGCCTGATAAAAAAAGGAATGATGCCAAGTCAATTAACTGTTGAAGAAGATGGTAAATTATCGGAAGCAATTATTTTTCCTTGGGCAGAAATCAATTTTGGTAAAAAAGCAACGATCGTTTCTCTCTTACCAACAGCTATTGTTGCCAGCCAAGAAGAACAATTACAAAAAGCAATTGAAAACCTAGAGTATGGTTTTAGCAACGCGATAAATTCAATTATTAAAACGAAAAATAAACGCATTGCTATTATTACGGGAAATGGCGAACTACAAGATATTTATCAATATAGTTTTTTAAGCGAAGTTTCTAAAAAATATAAATTAGCAAAATTTACGTTAGATTCTGTCGCCACAAATCCGCAGCAGACATTAAAAGATCTCACTACTTTTGATTTGGCAATTATTGCAAAACCGACTCAAAAATTTTCGGAAGAAGAAAAACTAACGTTAGATCAATTTATTACAAACGGAGGTAAAACTTTGTGGATGCTAGACAATGTGCAAGCAGATCAAGACAGTTTGTTTAATAGCGGAAAAATGTTAGCCTATCCTAGAGGTTTAAATTTAACCGATTTGTTATTTTCATACGGAATTCGACTTAACACCACACTGATTAAAGATTTATATGCTGCAAAAATTGCATTAGCGACTGGCAAAGTTGGCAACCAAACACAGTTTCAAAATTTAGATTGGTTTTACCATCCTTTAGTGGGCGGAAATCCGAATCATGCCATTACAAAAAACATTGCTCCTGTAAGATTACAATTTGCAAATCAGATAGATACTTTAAAAAATAATCTCAAAAAAACACCCTTATTAATGAGCTCGCCTTTAACTCAAAAAGTAGGAACACCTGCAATTATTGAGTTGCAATCTGTTGCTGATGAGCCTCAAGAAAAAGAATATATTTCAGGAAATCAACTATTTGCTATTTTGTTAGAAGGTGCTTTTAATTCGGGATATAAAAATCGAATAAAACCTTTTGAAACTTCACTTTTCAGAGAAAGTGCTATCAATAATAAAATGATTGTAATTGCTGATGGTGATGTTGGAAAAAATCAAATTTTAAAAGGACAACCAACAGATTTATCAAGAGATAAATGGACCAACGAACAATTTGGAAATAAAGATTTCCTATTAAATGCTGTTGACTATTTGTTGGATGATTCTGGTTTGATGGCGTTAAGAAATAAGACTTTAAAAATTAACATGCTCGATAAACAAAAAGCTTTTAAAGAACGTACTTTTTGGCAGTTTTTGAATATTGGTTTGCCCTTCATATTCCTCTTTGCATTTGGAATTATATTTACTTATTTGCGTAAACGAAAGTATAGTTAA
- a CDS encoding ATP-binding protein, with translation MDLQTRQSIEEVKNERLIIDSLGFFTGIFNSISTVTVVLNSNRQIIFASNDFLKTFELTSEIGLLGERPGEVISCVHSKESPHGCGNSVSCDVCGLLKTILQSAKTNEKVSKEARITTVKKGLTVPLELSVTSVPVSLASSQFYIVTLTDISSEKRKLQLEKIFIHDLVNSAGGISGLSDVLEFSENEESKKEVIDIIGKASKVLLEQILSFRNILSAESGELEVNNLELQSNDVIDEAASLISSNKELKANIAKLPNSENITLISDKVLLSRILVNMLKNAAEAEGNADAVISIGSTKKCDIARFWVHNKKVIPEDVQKQIFQRSFSTKGRNRGLGTYSMKLLGENYLKGNIGFISNDQEGTIFYVELPCV, from the coding sequence ATGGATCTACAAACAAGACAATCTATTGAAGAGGTAAAAAATGAAAGGCTTATAATTGACTCGTTAGGATTCTTCACGGGCATATTTAATTCTATTTCTACGGTAACGGTCGTTTTAAATAGCAACCGACAAATAATATTTGCTAGTAATGATTTTTTAAAAACGTTTGAACTGACCTCTGAAATAGGGCTGTTGGGTGAAAGGCCTGGAGAAGTTATATCTTGTGTACATTCAAAAGAGTCTCCTCATGGTTGCGGTAACTCAGTCTCTTGCGATGTATGTGGTTTACTTAAAACTATTTTGCAAAGTGCAAAAACAAATGAAAAAGTTTCAAAGGAAGCACGAATAACAACCGTTAAAAAGGGGCTTACAGTTCCGTTAGAATTATCCGTAACCTCTGTACCAGTAAGTTTGGCGAGCAGTCAGTTTTATATTGTAACGCTCACAGACATCAGTTCTGAGAAAAGAAAACTGCAATTGGAAAAAATATTTATACACGATTTGGTGAATTCAGCAGGAGGAATAAGTGGCCTCTCTGACGTTTTGGAATTCTCTGAGAATGAGGAATCGAAAAAAGAAGTTATAGATATCATCGGTAAAGCGAGTAAAGTTTTACTTGAACAAATTTTATCCTTTAGGAATATCTTATCTGCTGAATCTGGTGAGCTAGAAGTTAATAATTTAGAATTACAATCAAATGATGTTATTGATGAAGCTGCAAGCCTTATTTCAAGCAATAAAGAATTAAAGGCAAATATTGCAAAACTGCCAAATAGCGAGAACATAACTTTAATTAGTGATAAAGTTTTATTGTCAAGAATACTAGTAAATATGCTAAAAAATGCTGCTGAAGCTGAAGGTAATGCCGACGCTGTAATTAGTATAGGCTCCACTAAAAAGTGCGATATCGCTAGGTTTTGGGTACATAATAAAAAGGTTATTCCAGAGGATGTGCAAAAACAAATTTTTCAACGTTCATTTTCAACGAAAGGTAGAAATAGAGGTCTAGGGACTTACAGTATGAAACTATTGGGCGAAAACTATTTAAAAGGGAACATTGGTTTTATTAGTAATGATCAAGAAGGAACAATTTTTTATGTTGAATTGCCATGTGTTTAA
- a CDS encoding GNAT family N-acetyltransferase — translation MNYNFTPFPVLETERLSLRALNLDDAKSIFGLRTNKEVNEFIDRKTPNNLSEARAFIDLISNLTANNKGIFWVIESKSNHQLIGTIGLRHFEDEENYAEIGYELDPVYQQKGFMSEAFEVVLNFGFTDLALNTIEAFTHKNNIPSIALLKKQKFVLHPERRDEGFENNRSYRLESA, via the coding sequence ATGAATTATAATTTTACACCTTTTCCTGTTTTAGAAACAGAAAGATTATCACTCAGAGCATTAAATTTAGACGATGCAAAATCTATTTTTGGCTTAAGAACCAACAAAGAGGTCAATGAGTTTATTGATAGAAAAACACCTAATAACCTTTCTGAAGCAAGAGCTTTTATTGATCTTATTTCTAATTTAACTGCCAATAACAAAGGTATTTTTTGGGTAATAGAATCCAAAAGTAATCATCAATTAATTGGTACAATTGGTTTACGTCATTTTGAAGATGAAGAAAATTATGCAGAGATTGGCTACGAATTAGATCCTGTTTACCAACAAAAAGGTTTTATGAGTGAAGCTTTTGAAGTAGTTTTAAATTTCGGATTTACAGATTTAGCATTAAATACAATTGAAGCTTTTACACATAAAAATAATATTCCTTCTATTGCGTTATTAAAGAAACAAAAATTTGTTCTACATCCTGAAAGAAGAGATGAAGGCTTTGAAAACAATCGTAGTTATCGATTAGAAAGTGCATAA
- a CDS encoding NAD(P)H-binding protein, protein MNSVSILGAGWLGKPLAISFLEDGFHVKGSTTSEEKLADLESHNMEAFLVDISDFEKFDAFLDTDILIIAITSKDIDGFERLLAQIQDSKIQKVIFISSTSVYPSLNKVMTEEDAVLETPLTEIENLFRDTTFFETTIIRFAGLFGGERHPANWFKNGRKIPQPNGFVNMVHREDCIEIIHTIIAQNCWNETFNVCSNHHPTRREFYTTAKLSMGLEMPQFENNEIYKWKIISSKKVQQVLGYTFIHDDLLKPL, encoded by the coding sequence ATGAATAGCGTTAGTATTTTAGGGGCTGGCTGGTTAGGAAAACCTTTGGCAATTTCTTTTTTAGAGGATGGTTTTCATGTAAAAGGTTCAACAACTTCCGAAGAGAAATTAGCGGATTTAGAGTCTCATAATATGGAAGCTTTTTTGGTTGATATTAGTGATTTTGAGAAATTCGATGCTTTTTTAGATACCGATATTTTAATTATTGCAATTACCTCTAAAGATATTGACGGATTTGAGCGCTTGCTTGCTCAAATTCAGGATTCTAAAATTCAGAAAGTAATTTTTATCAGTTCAACTTCTGTATACCCTAGTTTAAATAAGGTAATGACAGAAGAAGATGCTGTTTTAGAAACACCGTTAACAGAAATTGAAAATTTATTTAGAGATACTACTTTTTTTGAAACCACCATTATTCGTTTTGCTGGTTTGTTTGGTGGTGAAAGACACCCTGCAAATTGGTTTAAAAACGGGCGAAAAATTCCACAACCAAACGGATTCGTAAATATGGTTCACCGGGAAGATTGTATTGAAATTATCCATACGATTATTGCTCAAAATTGTTGGAATGAAACTTTTAATGTATGTTCAAATCATCACCCAACAAGAAGGGAGTTTTATACCACAGCCAAATTAAGTATGGGTCTCGAAATGCCACAATTCGAAAATAACGAGATTTATAAATGGAAAATTATCAGTTCTAAAAAAGTACAACAAGTTTTAGGGTATACCTTTATTCATGATGATTTACTAAAGCCCCTTTAA
- a CDS encoding putative quinol monooxygenase → MFVRIVKMSFHSKYIQEFLEMFEEKKQLIRNSEGCNLLELYQDKNNPEIFFTYSYWENESDIERYRNSELFKETWKQTKTYFNDKPLAWSVHKKVSLQ, encoded by the coding sequence ATGTTTGTACGCATTGTAAAGATGAGTTTTCACTCAAAATATATTCAAGAATTTCTAGAAATGTTTGAAGAAAAAAAACAATTAATTAGAAATTCTGAGGGTTGTAACTTATTAGAATTATATCAAGATAAAAATAATCCTGAAATATTTTTTACCTATTCGTATTGGGAAAATGAAAGCGATATAGAGCGCTATAGAAATTCTGAGTTATTTAAAGAAACTTGGAAACAAACAAAAACATATTTTAATGATAAACCTCTAGCTTGGAGCGTACATAAAAAAGTAAGTTTACAATAA
- the typA gene encoding translational GTPase TypA, with the protein MQSIRNIAIIAHVDHGKTTLVDKIIDQAKILDDRKERTDLLLDNNDLERERGITILSKNVSVNYKDVKINVIDTPGHADFGGEVERVLKMADGVLLLVDAFEGPMPQTRFVLGKALELGLTPIVVVNKVDKENCTPDLVHEKVFDLMFALDATEDQLDFATIYGSAKNGWMSTDWKDPKEDILDLLDAVIESIPEAPYREGSPQMQITSLDFSAFTGRIAIGRVFRGDLEEGKDYMLMKADGSTKKVRIKELHIFEGMGKAKTDKVRSGDICAITGLEGFEIGDTIADLENPEALPRIEVDQPTMSMLFTINNSPFFGKEGKFVTSRHLRDRLFKEMEKNLALRVDTTDSEDKFNVYGRGVLHLSVLIETMRREGYELQVGRPQVIIKDIDGVKSEPYETLSIDVPEDVASKAINLVSLRKGDLLVMEPKGDLQHLEFTIPSRGLIGLRNKILTATAGTAIINHRFSEYGPFKGEFSEEIKGAIVSSAAGKATAYALDRLQDRGRFFIDINEEIYIGQVIGENSKSDDMAVNLIKGKQLTNMRKSGTDDAMKIAPKIDFSLEENMEYIKADEYLEVTPESLRMRKIVFRP; encoded by the coding sequence ATGCAATCAATAAGAAACATCGCAATTATTGCCCATGTCGATCACGGAAAAACTACTTTGGTAGATAAAATTATAGATCAGGCAAAAATTTTAGACGACCGTAAAGAACGTACCGATTTATTGTTAGACAATAATGATTTAGAAAGAGAAAGAGGAATTACTATTCTTTCTAAAAATGTATCAGTAAATTATAAGGATGTAAAAATTAATGTAATTGATACTCCTGGTCACGCCGATTTTGGAGGAGAGGTGGAGCGCGTATTAAAAATGGCAGATGGTGTTTTGCTTTTAGTAGATGCGTTTGAAGGTCCTATGCCACAAACTCGTTTTGTGTTAGGAAAGGCTTTAGAGTTAGGATTAACGCCAATTGTTGTTGTCAATAAAGTTGATAAAGAAAACTGTACTCCTGATTTAGTACACGAAAAAGTATTTGATTTAATGTTTGCTTTAGACGCAACAGAAGATCAATTAGATTTTGCAACTATTTACGGTTCTGCTAAAAACGGTTGGATGTCTACAGATTGGAAAGACCCAAAAGAAGATATTTTAGATTTATTAGATGCTGTAATTGAATCGATACCAGAAGCGCCTTACAGAGAAGGATCGCCACAAATGCAAATTACATCGTTAGATTTTTCTGCTTTTACAGGTAGAATTGCTATTGGTCGTGTTTTTCGAGGAGATTTGGAAGAAGGTAAAGATTATATGTTAATGAAGGCAGATGGCTCTACTAAAAAAGTAAGAATTAAAGAACTTCATATTTTTGAAGGGATGGGTAAAGCCAAAACAGATAAAGTTAGAAGTGGAGATATCTGTGCAATTACGGGATTAGAAGGTTTTGAAATAGGAGATACGATTGCAGATTTAGAAAATCCGGAAGCCTTGCCAAGAATTGAAGTAGATCAACCTACCATGAGTATGTTATTTACAATTAACAACTCTCCTTTCTTTGGTAAAGAAGGTAAGTTTGTAACGTCTCGTCATTTGCGTGACAGGTTGTTTAAAGAAATGGAAAAAAACCTTGCTTTACGCGTAGATACAACAGATAGTGAAGATAAATTTAACGTTTACGGACGTGGAGTTTTACACTTATCAGTATTAATCGAAACCATGCGAAGAGAAGGCTATGAATTACAAGTAGGAAGACCTCAAGTAATTATAAAAGATATTGATGGTGTAAAATCTGAACCTTATGAAACCCTTTCTATTGATGTTCCTGAAGATGTTGCTTCTAAAGCAATTAATTTAGTTTCTTTAAGAAAAGGCGATTTATTGGTCATGGAGCCAAAAGGCGATTTACAACATTTAGAATTCACGATTCCTTCGAGAGGTTTAATAGGTTTGCGTAATAAGATTTTAACGGCAACCGCTGGTACTGCCATCATAAATCATAGATTTAGTGAATACGGTCCTTTTAAAGGAGAGTTCTCTGAAGAAATTAAAGGAGCAATTGTTTCTTCTGCTGCGGGTAAAGCTACAGCGTATGCTTTAGATCGTTTGCAAGATAGAGGTCGCTTCTTTATCGATATTAACGAAGAAATTTATATTGGTCAAGTAATTGGAGAGAACAGTAAATCTGATGACATGGCTGTGAATTTAATTAAAGGAAAGCAATTAACAAACATGCGTAAATCTGGTACAGATGATGCCATGAAAATCGCACCAAAAATAGATTTCTCTTTAGAGGAAAATATGGAATATATTAAGGCTGATGAATATTTAGAGGTTACTCCAGAAAGCTTGCGTATGCGTAAGATTGTTTTTAGACCATAA
- the gldF gene encoding gliding motility-associated ABC transporter permease subunit GldF codes for MIAILKKEFNSFFASPIAYLVIGVFLLINGLFLFVFNDDFNILNAGFADITPFFYLAPWVFLFLIPAITMKSFADEFSNGTIELLKTNPLSNWQIVLGKFSASLLLITISIIPTLTYIYTVYSLGNPVGNIDFGSTIGSYIGLFFLATTYTAVGLFTSTLSKNQIVAFILGVFITFFLFYGFDAIAASFGNDSLTIQKLGINEHFKSISRGVIDTRDIIYFLSVTFFFLFMTKTRLENE; via the coding sequence TTGATTGCTATTTTAAAAAAAGAATTTAACTCATTTTTTGCATCTCCCATTGCATATTTGGTCATTGGAGTTTTCCTGCTAATTAATGGTTTATTTTTATTTGTTTTTAACGATGATTTTAATATCCTAAACGCTGGTTTTGCAGATATAACTCCATTTTTTTATTTAGCACCTTGGGTTTTTCTATTTTTAATTCCGGCTATTACGATGAAAAGTTTTGCTGATGAATTTAGTAACGGAACCATAGAATTACTGAAAACAAACCCACTATCTAATTGGCAAATCGTTTTAGGTAAGTTTTCAGCATCGCTACTTTTAATTACTATTTCAATTATCCCCACCTTAACATATATATATACTGTTTATAGTTTAGGAAATCCTGTTGGAAATATAGATTTTGGCAGTACCATTGGTTCTTATATAGGCTTGTTTTTTTTAGCAACAACCTACACTGCTGTTGGTTTATTTACGTCAACTTTATCTAAAAATCAAATTGTAGCTTTTATATTAGGTGTTTTTATCACATTTTTTCTTTTCTACGGATTTGATGCCATCGCAGCTTCTTTTGGCAACGACAGTTTAACGATTCAGAAATTAGGAATTAACGAACATTTTAAAAGTATTTCTAGAGGTGTTATAGATACAAGAGATATTATCTATTTTTTAAGTGTAACTTTTTTCTTTTTATTCATGACTAAAACACGTTTAGAAAATGAATAA
- a CDS encoding PhoH family protein, with translation MNERTIELTEINPKDFFGTQNSTVEQLKRYFPKIKIVARGSKLKIFGESDILDEFEIRLERLIKHFERYNKLDENSIERILTSSGNEEKAVSARNAKDVLVHGVNGRLIKPKTENQRKMVTEMLKNDMLFAVGPAGTGKTYTAVALAVKALKEKEVRKIILTRPAVESGENLGFLPGDLKEKLDPYMQPLYDALRDMIPYEKLESHLEKGIIQIAPLAFMRGRTLDNAFVILDEAQNTTHNQMKMFLTRMGMHAKFIITGDPGQIDLPRKQVSGLKESLLALKDIQGIAQVYLDDKDVVRHRLVKKIITAYKSIETE, from the coding sequence TTGAACGAACGGACGATAGAGTTAACCGAAATAAATCCAAAAGATTTCTTTGGTACACAGAATAGCACAGTAGAGCAGTTAAAAAGATACTTTCCTAAAATTAAAATTGTTGCCCGAGGATCTAAATTAAAGATTTTTGGGGAATCAGATATTTTAGATGAATTTGAAATTCGTTTAGAACGTTTGATTAAACACTTTGAAAGATACAACAAGTTGGATGAAAATAGTATCGAACGTATTTTAACATCTTCAGGAAATGAAGAAAAAGCAGTTTCAGCGCGAAATGCCAAAGATGTTTTAGTGCACGGTGTTAATGGCAGATTAATTAAACCTAAAACTGAGAATCAGCGTAAAATGGTTACAGAAATGCTAAAAAATGATATGCTATTTGCTGTGGGGCCTGCTGGAACGGGAAAAACGTATACAGCCGTTGCATTGGCGGTAAAAGCGCTAAAAGAAAAAGAAGTTAGAAAAATTATTTTAACAAGACCTGCTGTAGAATCAGGTGAGAATTTAGGTTTTTTACCAGGTGATTTAAAAGAAAAATTAGACCCCTATATGCAACCTTTGTATGATGCTTTGCGAGATATGATTCCGTACGAAAAATTAGAATCTCATTTAGAAAAAGGAATTATTCAAATTGCTCCTTTGGCATTTATGAGAGGAAGAACATTAGACAATGCTTTTGTAATTTTAGATGAAGCTCAAAACACAACCCATAATCAAATGAAAATGTTTTTAACTAGAATGGGAATGCATGCAAAGTTTATTATTACTGGAGACCCTGGTCAGATAGATTTGCCAAGAAAACAAGTTTCAGGTTTAAAAGAATCTTTATTGGCTTTAAAAGATATTCAAGGAATTGCTCAGGTTTATTTAGACGATAAAGATGTTGTGAGGCATCGATTAGTGAAAAAAATAATTACAGCCTATAAAAGTATAGAAACAGAATGA
- a CDS encoding SAM hydrolase/SAM-dependent halogenase family protein — protein sequence MSFITLTTDFGTKDHFVGAVKGAIYSELADAKIVDITHQISPFNITETAYILKNSYKSFPEGTIHIVGVDSELSDNNKHIALELDKHFFVCPDNGLISMIASEINPTKIVEINIHDRIESSFPVLDIFVKVACFIARGGNLTVIGKEIKAYKKLIEIQPKVNRAHSQIIGGVLYIDNYGNLISNIRKKMFLDIGKGRTFKITASRYSFDKIYNKYSEITINNDHNLKLFDGNKLALFNAAGYLEIAIYRSNLKSVGGASTLLGLEYRDPIIINFFTDSKPEYTTLK from the coding sequence ATGTCTTTTATTACATTAACTACAGATTTCGGAACTAAAGACCATTTTGTTGGGGCTGTAAAAGGGGCTATTTACTCGGAGCTTGCTGATGCTAAAATTGTAGACATTACGCATCAAATATCACCATTTAACATTACGGAAACAGCCTATATTTTAAAGAATTCGTACAAAAGTTTTCCTGAAGGAACCATACATATTGTAGGTGTAGACTCTGAACTAAGTGACAACAATAAACATATTGCTTTAGAATTAGATAAACATTTTTTTGTTTGTCCGGACAACGGATTAATATCAATGATTGCTTCTGAAATTAATCCTACAAAAATTGTAGAAATTAATATTCATGACCGAATAGAAAGTAGTTTCCCTGTTTTAGATATTTTTGTAAAAGTAGCCTGTTTTATTGCAAGAGGCGGAAACTTAACGGTTATTGGTAAAGAGATAAAAGCATATAAGAAATTAATTGAAATTCAGCCAAAAGTAAACCGGGCACATAGTCAGATCATTGGTGGAGTCTTGTATATTGATAATTATGGGAATTTAATTAGCAATATCCGTAAAAAAATGTTTTTAGATATTGGTAAAGGACGTACGTTTAAAATAACAGCTTCTCGTTATTCTTTCGATAAAATTTATAATAAATACAGTGAAATTACCATAAATAACGACCATAATTTAAAGCTATTTGATGGCAATAAATTGGCCCTTTTTAACGCTGCTGGTTATTTAGAAATTGCAATTTATAGAAGTAATTTAAAATCAGTTGGTGGTGCATCTACGTTATTAGGTTTAGAATATAGAGATCCAATAATTATTAATTTTTTTACAGACTCTAAACCAGAATATACAACTCTAAAATAA
- a CDS encoding pyridoxal phosphate-dependent decarboxylase family protein — MADLKSDLILFNELVEVLINEEAENPVAERIESNALYNTIDLSLNKSGMIDDAFKSLLREVLISTPKTATNLFFNQLFGGRQSKAILGDLLAVMLNNSMYTYKVAGPQVGIEQEIIRQSCNLIGYGAKSNGTFPTGGSMSNYMGLIMGRDAKDPACRLNGMTKPLIIYTSKECHYSNDKNASFAGIGRNNIRYIKVDTKGRMIPEDLEEQILKDIENGDIPTYVNATAGTTVLGAFDPIDKIADITEKYKIWLHVDGAYCGSVIFSDQYKHLVKGVERSNSFSYNAHKMLGTPLTCSIILVNDKKHLYNSFSNDADYLYQTDGDDFNLGKTSFQCGRRNDALKFWTLWKSVGTNGLKEIVEQQFELAEVALAYIRSNPDYTLYSFNDSISVCFNYKNIDPKTLCTALYKNQITVVGFGSFQEDTFIRLVTINANNEKEDILNFFAVLEDFVEKTPNLAKQEVLSV; from the coding sequence ATGGCAGATTTAAAAAGTGATTTAATTTTATTTAATGAACTTGTGGAAGTTTTAATCAACGAAGAAGCAGAAAACCCTGTGGCAGAAAGAATAGAATCCAATGCATTATACAATACTATTGATCTTTCGCTAAACAAGAGTGGAATGATCGATGATGCGTTTAAATCTTTACTTCGTGAAGTTTTGATTTCTACGCCAAAAACGGCAACAAACTTATTTTTTAATCAGCTTTTTGGAGGAAGACAAAGCAAAGCAATTTTAGGAGATTTATTAGCGGTAATGCTAAATAATAGCATGTATACTTATAAAGTTGCAGGACCACAAGTGGGTATTGAGCAAGAAATTATAAGACAATCGTGCAATTTAATTGGGTACGGAGCTAAAAGTAATGGGACATTTCCTACTGGCGGTTCTATGAGTAATTATATGGGGTTAATTATGGGGCGTGACGCTAAAGATCCTGCTTGTAGATTAAATGGAATGACGAAACCATTGATTATTTATACTTCTAAAGAATGTCATTATTCAAATGATAAAAATGCAAGTTTTGCCGGAATTGGGAGAAATAATATTCGTTATATTAAGGTAGATACAAAAGGAAGAATGATTCCAGAGGATTTAGAGGAGCAAATTCTAAAAGATATTGAAAACGGCGATATTCCGACCTATGTAAATGCTACTGCCGGAACAACAGTGCTCGGAGCTTTCGATCCGATTGATAAAATTGCAGATATTACAGAAAAGTATAAAATTTGGTTGCATGTTGATGGTGCTTATTGCGGAAGCGTAATTTTTAGTGATCAATACAAACATTTGGTAAAAGGAGTAGAAAGATCGAACTCTTTTAGTTACAATGCACATAAAATGTTAGGAACACCATTAACCTGTTCTATTATTTTAGTGAATGATAAAAAACATTTGTACAATTCGTTTAGTAATGACGCTGATTATTTATATCAAACAGATGGTGATGATTTTAATTTAGGGAAAACTTCTTTTCAATGTGGACGTAGAAATGATGCCTTAAAGTTTTGGACGCTTTGGAAATCTGTTGGAACAAATGGTTTAAAAGAAATTGTAGAACAACAATTCGAATTAGCAGAGGTTGCTTTAGCGTATATTAGAAGCAATCCTGATTATACTTTGTATAGTTTTAATGATTCCATTTCAGTATGTTTTAATTATAAAAATATAGATCCGAAGACGCTTTGTACCGCCTTGTATAAAAACCAAATTACAGTAGTTGGTTTTGGTTCTTTCCAAGAAGATACCTTTATAAGATTGGTAACGATTAACGCCAATAACGAAAAAGAAGATATTTTGAACTTCTTTGCTGTTTTAGAAGATTTTGTGGAGAAAACACCAAACTTGGCAAAACAAGAAGTATTGAGCGTATAG
- a CDS encoding cysteine dioxygenase: protein MNSNENTTTTLQTLNDLITALSEGERTTFNHIIHTTKLQKTDVENYASWSEECYTRNCIVDTDKFQLILLCWCEGHRTAIHDHGGEECWVKIIEGEFKETIYKQDKNGHLNLVKTAISKANEISYMKDFMGFHRLENIANKRSMSLHLYAKPIRICNMFDEKSKTFVSKNLCYNTPT, encoded by the coding sequence TTGAATTCAAACGAAAATACCACAACAACACTTCAAACTTTAAACGATTTAATTACGGCGCTTTCGGAAGGGGAGAGGACGACTTTTAATCACATAATACATACTACAAAACTCCAAAAGACCGACGTTGAGAATTATGCTTCGTGGTCTGAAGAATGCTACACTCGAAATTGTATTGTAGATACAGATAAATTTCAATTAATCTTACTATGTTGGTGCGAAGGGCATCGAACAGCTATTCACGATCATGGTGGAGAAGAATGCTGGGTAAAAATTATCGAAGGTGAATTTAAAGAAACCATTTATAAGCAAGATAAAAATGGTCATTTGAACCTTGTAAAAACAGCCATTTCAAAAGCGAATGAAATTAGCTATATGAAAGATTTTATGGGGTTTCATCGATTAGAAAATATTGCTAACAAAAGAAGTATGTCTCTTCATTTATATGCGAAGCCAATCCGAATATGTAACATGTTTGATGAAAAATCAAAAACTTTTGTCTCCAAAAATTTGTGTTACAATACCCCTACATAA